The proteins below come from a single Lineus longissimus chromosome 5, tnLinLong1.2, whole genome shotgun sequence genomic window:
- the LOC135488081 gene encoding uncharacterized protein LOC135488081, which yields MAMGKVNIIGEIAPQKPLITKISTHYNIHHDNDLTPQARRYQEMVRYPVLAVTRPSKSVRQNLVGITLEETPVRKVKSCKSERLRTSHSKSSETARSLPDTLSQPRSKGRLKQSSPTVVFRSTPKRGHTMPLIVNKPSNISGFERDFWTYWKSVKTGEIHPDDACTDVDRRSMHVVQRDSSTDLDNSDVSSRFNFNSPSSSLDPDKLSIKNIFKFLNMTDMNVVKKNKNSLERVRLLQKSVRKRGNTLTTVEMALNNARRHRHPEKPEAGMPAVPKTQDDLGPIVNSPLLKETLQKHMSQPAMPVEKAVKHHSFTYVSKQRSRRIRDVFVAKKTSPHGTSNVPQSRTLAVFSRQVPEMTDDSLEAALSHRTATVHDTGRGTGYSVEGKKYKSRSQHDVTDDQGSSKVVRLPKVPLDPDNPDDIINGVALVNFSKITEKMNSLDISGDEEGVRSEETDPVVESSEVPSSNSNVVKGPKKQVNIHLPTTESS from the coding sequence ATGGCAATGGGTAAGGTCAATATCATTGGCGAAATAGCACCACAGAAACCACTTATCACCAAGATATCGACACATTATAACATACACCATGACAATGATCTTACACCGCAGGCACGTCGCTATCAGGAGATGGTCAGGTATCCAGTGTTAGCCGTTACCAGGCCGTCAAAGTCAGTACGCCAGAACCTTGTTGGGATAACATTGGAGGAAACGCCTGTCAGAAAAGTAAAGTCATGCAAATCTGAACGGTTACGGACATCACATTCTAAAAGCAGCGAAACAGCTAGATCTTTACCGGATACTTTATCACAGCCCAGATCTAAAGGAAGACTTAAACAGTCATCGCCAACTGTCGTTTTTAGGTCCACTCCCAAAAGGGGGCACACCATGCCTTTAATAGTCAATAAGCCTAGTAATATATCCGGATTCGAACGCGACTTTTGGACGTACTGGAAGTCTGTGAAGACTGGCGAGATTCATCCTGATGATGCTTGTACTGATGTTGACAGGAGGAGTATGCATGTGGTACAGAGAGATTCTTCTACGGATTTAGACAATTCTGATGTGAGCAGTCGATTCAATTTTAACTCTCCATCATCGAGCCTCGATCCGGATAAATTAagtatcaaaaatattttcaaatttctgaacATGACGGATATGAATGTTGTTAAAAAGAACAAGAATTCTCTAGAAAGAGTTCGACTCCTACAAAAGTCAGTACGAAAGCGAGGTAACACGCTTACGACAGTAGAAATGGCTCTGAATAATGCAAGGCGTCATCGACATCCCGAAAAACCGGAAGCTGGCATGCCCGCTGTGCCAAAGACTCAAGATGATCTTGGTCCGATTGTTAATTCGCCCCTGTTGaaagaaactttgcaaaaacACATGAGTCAACCGGCTATGCCAGTTGAAAAGGCTGTAAAACATCACTCTTTCACCTACGTTTCCAAGCAGCGAAGTCGCAGGATCAGAGACGTATTCGTCGCAAAGAAAACCTCCCCACACGGGACGTCAAACGTTCCTCAGTCACGAACTCTGGCTGTGTTTAGCCGGCAAGTTCCGGAGATGACCGATGATTCCTTGGAGGCTGCACTCAGCCATCGCACGGCTACCGTGCACGACACTGGTCGTGGGACGGGATATTCAGTCGAGGGAAAGAAATACAAATCCCGGTCGCAACATGACGTAACAGATGATCAGGGCTCTTCGAAAGTAGTCCGTCTGCCAAAGGTTCCCCTGGATCCTGATAATCCTGATGACATTATCAATGGCGTCGCTTTGGTCAACTTCAGTAAGATAACAGAGAAGATGAATAGTCTTGACATTTCAGGAGACGAGGAGGGCGTTCGAAGCGAAGAAACTGATCCTGTGGTAGAATCTTCAGAAGTCCCTTCGTCCAATTCAAATGTTGTTAAAGGTCCAAAGAAACAAGTTAACATACATTTGCCAACTACAGAGAGTAGCTGA